In the genome of Dehalococcoidia bacterium, one region contains:
- a CDS encoding Rieske 2Fe-2S domain-containing protein, whose amino-acid sequence MLSAENNNLITKVGPGTPMGETMRLYWIPIMMDFELPHADCDPVRVRILGEDLVAFRDSKGRIGLLPDACPHRRVSLYFGRNEEEGLRCVYHGWKFDVNGECVDMPNEPVESNFKHKVKTKAYKTWEGGNVIWAYLGPADRVPTPPMFEWTTVPDTHRGITKLVQTCNWVQAVEGGIDTSHSSFLHNNDLSDKTLLRSRSTAPYLEVETTDYGYTYSSTRPLSKDEGNYIRTYHYVLPFHQIRAGQVGRSGEKVQPRSSGHCWVPIDDETTMVFNWTFTWDDNPLNAKDKALEGTGNEWDVDIDRTTFIAQRNKGNDWMLDRDMQRTKNFTGIVGVNTQDRALQETMGVIADRTQERLGTSDRAIIAMRKLLLESIKVAGDGGSPRGSQGEFIGIRAIDRILPADQHWSALKPEMYPVGTH is encoded by the coding sequence ATGCTCTCTGCAGAAAATAACAATTTAATCACTAAAGTTGGACCAGGAACCCCTATGGGAGAGACAATGAGGCTCTACTGGATTCCAATTATGATGGATTTCGAACTTCCACATGCTGATTGTGATCCAGTAAGAGTAAGAATCCTTGGCGAAGACCTGGTAGCGTTTCGCGACTCAAAAGGCCGGATTGGGTTGCTTCCTGACGCTTGCCCTCATCGCCGCGTTAGTTTGTATTTTGGAAGGAATGAGGAAGAAGGATTGCGCTGCGTCTACCATGGGTGGAAATTTGATGTAAACGGTGAATGCGTTGATATGCCGAATGAGCCTGTAGAAAGTAACTTTAAGCATAAAGTTAAAACGAAGGCATATAAAACATGGGAAGGTGGTAATGTTATATGGGCTTACCTCGGCCCGGCAGACCGAGTACCCACACCTCCAATGTTTGAATGGACTACAGTGCCTGATACACATCGGGGAATTACTAAATTGGTCCAGACATGTAACTGGGTTCAAGCAGTTGAAGGTGGGATAGATACTTCCCATTCTTCTTTCCTTCATAACAACGACCTATCGGATAAAACCCTTCTTCGATCTCGCTCCACTGCTCCTTATTTGGAAGTTGAAACAACTGACTATGGATATACCTACAGTTCTACCCGGCCACTTTCAAAAGATGAGGGCAATTACATACGTACATATCATTACGTATTGCCTTTTCACCAAATTCGGGCGGGGCAAGTTGGTAGAAGTGGTGAAAAAGTACAACCCCGTAGCTCTGGACATTGCTGGGTTCCCATTGATGACGAAACCACAATGGTCTTCAACTGGACATTTACATGGGATGACAATCCGTTGAACGCTAAGGATAAAGCCCTTGAAGGTACGGGCAATGAATGGGATGTAGACATTGATCGTACTACCTTTATTGCTCAGCGAAATAAAGGTAATGATTGGATGCTGGATCGGGACATGCAACGCACGAAAAATTTCACTGGGATAGTGGGAGTGAATACTCAAGATCGTGCATTACAGGAAACGATGGGTGTTATAGCTGATAGAACTCAAGAGCGACTAGGAACAAGCGATCGGGCAATCATTGCAATGCGAAAATTGCTTCTGGAGTCTATAAAAGTTGCTGGTGATGGAGGGTCGCCTCGAGGTAGCCAAGGAGAATTTATCGGTATTCGTGCTATTGATCGTATTCTTCCGGCAGATCAACATTGGTCAGCACTTAAACCAGAAATGTACCCGGTAGGTACTCATTAA